The proteins below come from a single Ailuropoda melanoleuca isolate Jingjing chromosome 1, ASM200744v2, whole genome shotgun sequence genomic window:
- the LOC105237977 gene encoding LOW QUALITY PROTEIN: protein SGT1 homolog (The sequence of the model RefSeq protein was modified relative to this genomic sequence to represent the inferred CDS: substituted 1 base at 1 genomic stop codon) yields the protein MPHDGEDVEVQELSFFIGKAAAAAGPATAQKFFRSFSDALIEEDPQAALEELTKALEQKPDDAQYCQRAYCHILLGNYCDAVADAKKSLELNPNNSTAILRKGICEYHEKNYAAALETFIGQKLDRTDPDFTVWIKRCQEAQNGSQSEVSASQRTHQSKIKYDWYQTESQVIITLMIKNVQKNNVYVEFSEKELSALLKLPSGEDYNLKLRILHPITPEQSTFKVLSTKIEIKMKKTEAVRWEKLEGQGDVPKPKQFIADVKNXYPSSPHYTRNWDKLVGEIKEERKNEKLEGDAALNKLFQQIYSDRSDEVKRAMNKSFMESGGRVLSTNWSDVGKRKVEINPPEDMEWKKY from the coding sequence GGAAGGCGGCAGCTGCAGCAGGACCTGCAACAGCCCAGAAGTTTTTCCGGAGCTTCTCAGATGCTCTGATTGAGGAGGACCCCCAGGCGGCATTAGAGGAGCTGACTAAGGCTTTGGAACAGAAACCAGATGATGCACAATATTGTCAAAGAGCTTATTGTCATATTCTTCTTGGGAATTACTGTGATGCTGTTGCTGATGCAAAGAAGTCTCTTGAACTTAATCCAAATAATTCCACTGCTATCCTGAGAAAAGGGATATGTGAATACCATGAAAAAAACTATGCCGCTGCTTTAGAAACTTTTATAGGACAGAAATTAGATAGAACAGATCCAGATTTCACTGTCTGGATTAAAAGGTGTCAAGAGGCTCAGAATGGATCACAATCTGAGGTGTCTGCATCCCAGAGGACTCATCAGTCAAAAATCAAGTATGACTGGTATCAAACAGAATCTCAAGTAATCATTACACTTATGATCAAGAATGTTCAGAAGAATAATGTATATGtggaattttcagaaaaagagtTGTCTGCTTTGCTGAAACTTCCTTCTGGAGAGGATTACAATTTGAAACTGCGAATTCTTCATCCTATAACACCAGAACAGAGCACATTTAAAGTACTTTCAACAAagattgaaattaaaatgaaaaagacagaggCTGTGAGATGGGAAAAGCTAGAGGGGCAAGGAGATGTGCCTAAGCCAAAACAGTTCATAGCAGATGTAAAGAACTAATATCCATCATCACCTCATTATACAAGAAATTGGGATAAATTGGTGGGtgagataaaagaagaaagaaaaaatgagaagttgGAGGGAGATGCtgctttaaacaaattatttcaacAGATCTATTCAGATCGTTCTGATGAAGTGAAACGTGCTATGAACAAATCATTTATGGAGTCTGGTGGTAGAGTTTTGAGTACCAACTGGTCTGATGTAGGTAAAAGGAAAGTTGAAATCAATCCTCCTGAGGATATGGAATGGAAAAAgtactaa